The segment CATCGTCTACGCGGCGATCCGCTATTTCCAACTGTACCAAAGGGAAAAGGTCAACGCCGGCAATCTATACAAAAACCTCAAAGGTTACATCAAGAATGACCAGATCGACGAGGCCATCAGGATCACGGACCAACTCAAGGAAACCACCCTCGGATTCATCTTCTGGAGCGGCCTGTCGGTCTATCGCGATGTCCGCAAGAATGCCCGGGGCGAGGAATTGAACACCCAGGTGCAGAACGCGTTTGACGAAGCGGTCCTGCAAAAGGTCTACAAGCTCGATGCCGGGTTGTTCTGGTTCGATACCCTGGCCCAAGTCTGCACATATCTCGGCCTCCTGGGCACGATCTGGGGGCTCTTGTATGCCTTCGCGGCCTTGAGCAGTCCCGAGATCCTGGACAGCGAAAAGAACATCAGGCTTTCCGCCGGCATCAAGATCGCCATCGGCACCACCGCGCTCGGTTTGATGGCGGCCATCCCGCTCACCCTCATCAAGGGCGGGCTGCTGTCCAAAGCTCAGCGCATCATCAACGAAATCGACGAATACAGCGTAAAACTGATCAACTTCATCAATATCTCAGCAAAAGGATAATACCATGGCATACCGTCCTTCAGCCGGAAGGAACCAAATGGCCTCATCGGTCCCCAAGATACCGAATCTGGTGCCGATCATGAACCTGTTTCTCACCATCATACCGTTCCTGATCCTGATGCTGGTGATCACCCAGGTGGCATTGGTCGCCTTCAACTTCTCCGAAGGCACCACCGTCGATCCAGATCGGGCCGGTGGCGGTGGCGGATTGAAGAAAGAATACCCGGAAATAACTGTGATCATCATGGCCTCAGAAAACTCCATGCGGACCACATTCCCAGGATTTGAGATACGTGAACCGGGTAATCCGCCTGATTCTTTGGGTTTGATCCGGGGCCAATACGATTACGTTAGGCTCGACCAGACCCTCAAGCTCATCAAGGATCGGTTTCCCGGCTTGAAGGATATCAGTGTCGCTGCCTATGATGACGTTCTCTATGAAAACCTCATCAAAACCATAGATATTTGCAGGAGCAACGATTTCTCCAGCATCCACTATAAAGCGCCTCAGGTCAGATATTACAGCAGGGGGGTCTAATGAGCCATCTGATG is part of the Candidatus Syntrophosphaera sp. genome and harbors:
- a CDS encoding MotA/TolQ/ExbB proton channel family protein, whose amino-acid sequence is MKAKHIVLVIMVLLISMGALYAQADLAGAEKVNLFTIFRDSNANGFFGYLILLTFIVGIVYAAIRYFQLYQREKVNAGNLYKNLKGYIKNDQIDEAIRITDQLKETTLGFIFWSGLSVYRDVRKNARGEELNTQVQNAFDEAVLQKVYKLDAGLFWFDTLAQVCTYLGLLGTIWGLLYAFAALSSPEILDSEKNIRLSAGIKIAIGTTALGLMAAIPLTLIKGGLLSKAQRIINEIDEYSVKLINFINISAKG